Proteins found in one Eretmochelys imbricata isolate rEreImb1 chromosome 9, rEreImb1.hap1, whole genome shotgun sequence genomic segment:
- the SPRY3 gene encoding protein sprouty homolog 3 — translation MDLPAEDFQQVLSIDQIRSIRASNDYVERPAVSFKQARSNPSLSQQAHKQEWSQDCLVSSTFQDLHRSHSHHHQMSALQQHLSHSSTASSVSHSTTASDQRLLSGVTPSHSGHSLIRTQPRAGDLKPEEPLKGVVEKATLHSGHLFICEECGRCKCARCTATRSLPSCWVCNQRCLCSPESLLDYGTCLCCVKGLFYHCSTDDEDTCADDPCSCSSGSCCARWAAMSFLSLLMPCLCCYFPTLGCLKLCQRGYDSLKRPGCRCQNHTNTVCRKISSSSGTPFPKTLDKPV, via the coding sequence ATGGATCTGCCTGCTGAGGACTTCCAACAAGTCCTCTCCATTGACCAGATACGCTCCATCCGTGCCAGCAATGACTATGTGGAGAGACCTGCCGTCTCCTTCAAGCAAGCTCGGTCCAACCCATCCCTCTCACAGCAGGCCCACAAGCAAGAGTGGTCTCAGGACTGCCTGGTGTCTTCCACCTTCCAGGACCTGCACCGCAGCCACAGCCATCACCACCAGATGTCGGCCTTGCAGCAGCACCTGAGTCATTCCAGCACTGCCAGCTCTGTGTCTCACAGCACCACTGCCTCGGACCAGCGGCTGCTGAGCGGGGTCACGCCCTCACATTCTGGGCACTCACTCATCCGGACACAGCCCAGAGCGGGTGACCTGAAGCCCGAGGAACCGCTGAAAGGTGTGGTGGAGAAGGCCACTCTGCACTCTGGACACCTCTTCATCTGCGAGGAGTGTGGGCGTTGTAAGTGCGCCCGCTGCACAGCCACCCGCAGCTTGCCCTCCTGCTGGGTCTGCAACCAGCGCTGCCTCTGCTCTCCAGAGAGTCTCCTCGACTATGGGACTTGCCTGTGCTGCGTCAAGGGTCTCTTCTACCACTGCTCCACTGACGATGAGGACACCTGTGCCGATGacccctgctcctgcagctcGGGGTCCTGCTGCGCCCGCTGGGCTGCTATgagcttcctctctctcctcatgcCCTGCCTCTGCTGCTACTTCCCTACGCTGGGGTGCCTCAAACTTTGCCAGCGGGGCTATGACAGTCTGAAACGTCCTGGCTGCCGCTGCCAGAACCACACCAACACAGTCTGCAGGAAGATCTCCTCCTCCAGTGGCACACCTTTCCCTAAGACTCTGGATAAGCCGGTATGA